Proteins encoded in a region of the Planococcus citri chromosome 1, ihPlaCitr1.1, whole genome shotgun sequence genome:
- the Nsun2 gene encoding tRNA (cytosine(34)-C(5))-methyltransferase, translating to MGFRKRSKKNKNKKNPSQQRDPNERGPSYSEIVRENQDFENYYKGQKVCPEEEWDGMLKALRSDLPTGFRITSYPKYEAEALLSLVESVYFKDLMASKDDDAVAKKPFCLPWYPDRLGWQIQLSRNDIRKSEIYSRLHNFLISETEGGNISRQEVVSMIPPILLDVQAHHKVLDMCAAPGSKTAQLIERLHTTSSKEVPDGVVVANDIDNNRCYMLVHQAKRLNSPCTIVTNHDASIMPNFFIENPDKTTSVMKFDRVLCDVPCTGDGTMRKNPDIWTKWNAANGNNLHGVQIRILKRGLEMLAIGGRLVYSTCSLNPIEDEAVIHRLLSEAEDSVRLVDVTSMLPGLKFSHGMTHWLPASKDITFYKNFEEVPEKWHSTVRPVMFPPKPEDISKYNLERCIRILPHLQDTGGFFVAVLEKLKPLPWEAQLKITNDATTNDTEQESSQAPVIEKRRPNKRIKLGFKEDPFVFFKDNEEVWSSISEFYDIKNDDIVPKCLLTRCEVGKKKNIYLCSPFVRQIIANNQKRIKIINSGVKVFVRCDNRSMGCSFRVAQEGLLNIQSIFGEKRILETNKEDFIKILQHNDPNHPLPTTELDPETQKVFERIGIGSIIIKLIDEKLPIHLVGWKGNCSIRAYITVLDSTHYLRILGQDVSKFETNKFKKPETVEDTKTLESNENAEQNDMETETTTS from the exons ATGGGATTCAGAAAAAGATCG aagaaaaataaaaataaaaagaaccCGAGCCAGCAGAGGGATCCAAATGAACGTGGACCTAGCTACAGTGAAATAGTTAGAGAAAATCAAGACTTCGAAAATTACTACAAA GGACAGAAAGTATGCCCCGAAGAGGAATGGGACGGAATGCTGAAAGCGTTAAGATCAGATTTACCTACTGGTTTTCGAATCACCAGTTACCCAAAATATGAGGCTGAAGCATTGCTTTCTCTGGTAGAAAGTGTTTACTTCAAAGATCTGATGGCTTCTAAAGATGATGATGCGGTTGCAAAGAAACCGTTTTGTTTACCATG gtatCCCGATCGTTTAGGATGGCAAATTCAGCTATCTAGAAATGACATCAGAAAGTCAGAAATATACTCACgtttgcacaattttttgatatccgaAACCGAAGGTGGTAACATCAGTAGACAAGAAGTAGTTAGCATGATTCCGCCGATTTTATTAGATGTTCAAGCTCATCATAAA GTTTTGGATATGTGTGCTGCTCCAGGATCTAAAACTGCGCAGTTGATTGAGCGACTCCATACAACTTCTTCCAAAGAAGTTCCAG ATGGTGTTGTTGTTGCGAATGATATAGATAATAACCGTTGTTATATGTTGGTTCATCAAGCTAAAAGGCTAAATAGTCCTTGTACGATTGTTACGAATCACGATGCTTCCATTAtgcccaatttttttattgaaaatccag ATAAAACTACTTCAGTTATGAAATTTGATCGTGTATTATGTGATGTACCGTGTACTGGGGATGGTACTATGAGGAAAAATCCCGATATTTGGACTAAATGGAATGCTGCTAATGGAAATAATTTGCACGG aGTACAAATACGAATATTGAAACGAGGCTTGGAAATGTTGGCTATTGGAGGAAGATTGGTTTATTCTACATGTTCCCTTAATCCAATCGAAGACGAAGCTGTCATACACAGATTGTTGTCAGAAGCTGAAG ATAGCGTTAGGCTTGTCGATGTTACGAGTATGTTACCCGGATTGAAATTCAGCCACGGTATGACTCATTGGTTACCCGCTTCAAAAGACATAACATTTTATAAGAATTTCGAAGAAGTTCCTGAAAAATGGCATAGTACTGTTAGGCCTGTAATGTTCCCTCCTAAGCCGGaagatatttcaaaatataatttagaAAGAtg TATACGAATTTTACCTCATCTACAAGATACCGGAGGATTTTTCGTAGCTGTTTTGGAAAAGTTAAAGCCACTTCCGTGGGAAGCtcaattgaaaattacgaacGATGCAACAACCAATGATACCGAACAAGAAAGTAGCCAGGCTCCAGTTATTGAGAAAAGACGCCCTaacaaaagaataaaattagGTTTCAAGGAAGACCCCTTTGTTTTCTTCAAGGATAATGAAGAAGTTTGGTCATCTATTAG CGAATTTTATGATATTAAAAATGACGATATTGTTCCAAAGTGCCTATTAACTCGCTGCGAAGTAGGcaagaagaaaaatatttacttgtGCTCTCCGTTCGTTCGTCAGATTATCGCGAATAATCAAAAACGAATTAAG ATTATTAATAGTGGCGTTAAAGTTTTTGTACGATGTGATAATAGATCAATGGGATGCTCATTCAGAGTAGCTCaagag GGATTATTAAATatacaatcaatttttggtgaaaaacgaATTCTTGAGACCAATAAggaagattttatcaaaattctacAACATAATGATCCTAATCATCCGCTGCCTACAACGGAATTGGACCCAGAAACTCAGAAAGTTTTCGAACGAATAG GTATTGGAAGTATAATCATTAAATTAATAGATGAAAAACTACCTATTCACTTGGTCGGTTGGAAAGGTAATTGTTCGATTCGAGCTTATATTACAGTATTGGATAGTACTCattatttgagaattttaggCCAAGATGTTTCGAAATTTG AAACTAACAAATTTAAAAAGCCAGAGACCGTTGAAGATACTAAAACGCTTGAAAGCAATGAAAATGCTGAGCAGAACGATATGGAGACCGAAACTACGACCTCATGA
- the RFeSP gene encoding cytochrome b-c1 complex subunit Rieske, mitochondrial isoform X2 — translation MLSVVQKAPNLSKALKAKLQFRYSHTDVSVPDNSYYRRSSVRDPTVPSKESADGRKAFTYLFTAGAVAFTSVSAKTCLTKVAKYYGFNQDALALGVLELDISKVPEGKSITFKWRNKPLFVKHRTAEEIADVNSTPLSELRDPVPDSERVQKPEWLITLGICTHLGCVPLPNKGDYVGGYFCPCHGSHYDAAGRIRKGPAPENLEIPPYHFSNDTTIVIG, via the exons ATGCTTTCTGTGGTGCAGAAAGCCCCTAATTTGTCAAAAGCTTTGAAAG CTAAACTACAATTTAGGTATTCACATACCGACGTGTCAGTTCCCGATAATTCGTATTATCGGAGGTCGTCCGTTCGCGACCCAACGGTACCATCTAAGGAATCTGCAGATGGCCGTAAAGCATTCACCTACCTTTTCACTGCAG GTGCTGTTGCGTTCACATCGGTTTCTGCGAAAACTTGTTTGACTAAAGTCGCCAAATACTACGGTTTTAATCAAGATGCGCTAGCTTTGGGAGTTCTCGAATTGGATATTAGTAAGGTACCAGAAGGAAAAAGCATTACATTCAAATGGCGAAACAAACCGTTATTCGTGAAACACAG GACAGCCGAAGAAATTGCAGATGTTAATTCTACGCCTTTATCTGAATTGAGAGATCCAGTTCCAGATAGTGAACGTGTTCAAAAACCAGAGTGGCTCATCACTTTGGGTATTTGTACTCATCTTGGATGTGTTCCTTTACCGAACAAAG gAGATTATGTCGGAGGGTATTTCTGCCCCTGTCACGGTTCCCATTATGATGCCGCTGGACGTATCAGAAAAGGCCCCGCTcctgaaaatttagaaataccTCCGTATCATTTCTCAAACGATACTACCATCGTAATAGGATAA
- the RFeSP gene encoding cytochrome b-c1 complex subunit Rieske, mitochondrial isoform X1, which translates to MLSVVQKAPNLSKALKGTSYVVPNISVPPKVSAPKHEVASVYVPEQFLTVDKIKSALPYVTGTTRVISGVTTKLQFRYSHTDVSVPDNSYYRRSSVRDPTVPSKESADGRKAFTYLFTAGAVAFTSVSAKTCLTKVAKYYGFNQDALALGVLELDISKVPEGKSITFKWRNKPLFVKHRTAEEIADVNSTPLSELRDPVPDSERVQKPEWLITLGICTHLGCVPLPNKGDYVGGYFCPCHGSHYDAAGRIRKGPAPENLEIPPYHFSNDTTIVIG; encoded by the exons ATGCTTTCTGTGGTGCAGAAAGCCCCTAATTTGTCAAAAGCTTTGAAAGGTACGTCCTATGTTGTGCCAAATATCTCCGTACCACCAAAAGTATCTGCACCGAAACACGAAGTTGCTTCAGTGTATGTTCCTGAACAGTTTTTAActgttgataaaataaaatcagcTTTACCTTATGTAACGGGAACTACTCGCGTTATCAGTGGAGTCACAA CTAAACTACAATTTAGGTATTCACATACCGACGTGTCAGTTCCCGATAATTCGTATTATCGGAGGTCGTCCGTTCGCGACCCAACGGTACCATCTAAGGAATCTGCAGATGGCCGTAAAGCATTCACCTACCTTTTCACTGCAG GTGCTGTTGCGTTCACATCGGTTTCTGCGAAAACTTGTTTGACTAAAGTCGCCAAATACTACGGTTTTAATCAAGATGCGCTAGCTTTGGGAGTTCTCGAATTGGATATTAGTAAGGTACCAGAAGGAAAAAGCATTACATTCAAATGGCGAAACAAACCGTTATTCGTGAAACACAG GACAGCCGAAGAAATTGCAGATGTTAATTCTACGCCTTTATCTGAATTGAGAGATCCAGTTCCAGATAGTGAACGTGTTCAAAAACCAGAGTGGCTCATCACTTTGGGTATTTGTACTCATCTTGGATGTGTTCCTTTACCGAACAAAG gAGATTATGTCGGAGGGTATTTCTGCCCCTGTCACGGTTCCCATTATGATGCCGCTGGACGTATCAGAAAAGGCCCCGCTcctgaaaatttagaaataccTCCGTATCATTTCTCAAACGATACTACCATCGTAATAGGATAA